In Methylotenera sp. L2L1, the following proteins share a genomic window:
- a CDS encoding retropepsin-like aspartic protease family protein: MSRNTFISILVWLALAGVIYYLADSIQNPNKIYKLGNASSVVLKRGLDGHYRTEALINGVKVNVLVDTGATGVAISQSIADKLNLKSISAVRTNTANGESIGYMVRLESVKIGGVHANNVAAMIAPGLDGDILLGMSFLGRMDIRLYKGEMTITQVD; this comes from the coding sequence ATGTCAAGAAACACATTCATTTCTATTTTGGTTTGGTTAGCATTGGCAGGTGTGATTTACTATCTAGCAGATAGCATCCAGAACCCTAACAAGATTTACAAACTAGGTAACGCTAGTTCAGTCGTACTCAAACGGGGATTAGATGGTCATTACCGCACAGAAGCACTCATTAACGGCGTAAAAGTGAATGTACTGGTTGATACTGGCGCCACTGGCGTAGCGATATCACAATCTATAGCAGACAAACTTAACCTAAAGAGCATTAGCGCAGTAAGAACCAATACCGCAAACGGTGAAAGCATAGGCTACATGGTGAGATTAGAATCAGTGAAAATCGGTGGCGTGCATGCAAATAATGTGGCTGCGATGATTGCGCCTGGCTTGGATGGTGACATATTGCTTGGCATGTCATTTCTAGGGCGAATGGACATCCGCCTTTACAAAGGTGAAATGACCATCACACAAGTTGATTAA
- the mtnA gene encoding S-methyl-5-thioribose-1-phosphate isomerase, giving the protein MLVNHQQYRTIWPNFEYAQACVEIIDQTKLPHVFEVAKVATLAQMIVAIKTMQVRGAPLIGAAAAYGIALSALDSCSDLHLQQSAEQLIASRPTAVNLKWAVQRMLSALLRLPDTQRQSAAWSEAAQICDEDVRLNQAIGAHGLTLIQAQHQQKARTINILTHCNAGWLATVDFGTALAPIYAAHNAGIDVHVWVGETRPRNQGASLTAWELGQHGVPHTVVSDNAGGHLMQQGQVDMVIVGADRVTATGDVCNKIGTYLKALAAFDSVALGHHVPFYAAVPSPTIDWTIEDGVKSIEIEERGAEELSWMSGKLADGTIAAVNILPHGTRVANPAFDVTPARLVTGIITEQGVFSPQQLSAMQR; this is encoded by the coding sequence ATGTTAGTAAATCATCAGCAATACCGTACTATTTGGCCCAATTTTGAGTATGCACAAGCCTGTGTGGAGATTATTGACCAGACCAAGCTGCCTCACGTTTTTGAGGTGGCTAAGGTGGCAACGCTGGCACAGATGATAGTGGCGATTAAAACCATGCAGGTGCGTGGTGCACCTTTGATCGGCGCAGCGGCAGCTTACGGAATTGCACTTTCCGCTTTAGATAGCTGTTCTGATCTGCATTTGCAGCAGTCAGCAGAGCAGTTGATTGCCAGCCGCCCAACCGCGGTGAATTTGAAGTGGGCGGTACAGCGTATGCTGAGTGCTTTACTCAGATTGCCAGACACGCAACGTCAATCTGCAGCATGGTCAGAAGCTGCGCAAATTTGTGATGAAGATGTGCGGCTGAATCAGGCAATTGGTGCACATGGCCTGACTTTAATCCAGGCCCAGCATCAGCAAAAAGCACGCACCATTAATATACTCACGCATTGCAATGCAGGTTGGCTGGCAACGGTGGATTTTGGTACGGCGTTAGCGCCGATTTACGCAGCACATAATGCAGGCATTGATGTGCATGTGTGGGTGGGTGAAACGCGCCCGCGTAACCAAGGTGCTAGTTTAACGGCATGGGAGCTGGGTCAACACGGTGTGCCACATACGGTGGTTAGCGATAATGCCGGTGGGCATTTGATGCAGCAGGGGCAGGTAGATATGGTAATTGTGGGCGCCGATCGCGTCACCGCGACAGGTGATGTGTGTAATAAAATTGGCACCTATTTAAAAGCGTTAGCAGCGTTTGATAGCGTGGCGCTGGGGCATCATGTGCCTTTTTATGCGGCGGTGCCGTCACCTACCATTGATTGGACGATAGAAGACGGTGTGAAATCGATTGAGATTGAAGAGCGCGGTGCAGAAGAGCTGTCTTGGATGAGCGGCAAGCTGGCCGATGGTACGATTGCCGCGGTGAACATATTGCCGCATGGTACCCGGGTGGCAAATCCGGCATTTGATGTGACGCCGGCAAGGCTGGTGACGGGAATCATCACTGAGCAGGGCGTTTTTTCGCCACAGCAATTAAGCGCCATGCAACGATAA
- the ribD gene encoding bifunctional diaminohydroxyphosphoribosylaminopyrimidine deaminase/5-amino-6-(5-phosphoribosylamino)uracil reductase RibD, translating to MSTLSTSDYTYMNLALRLAAQGLYTTQPNPRVGCVIVRDNQIVGQGAHLKAGEPHAEVFALRQAGALTEGADVYVTLEPCSHFGKTPPCVQAVLAAKPKRVIIAMQDPNPLVAGRGVAALRAQGVEVVVGLLEHEAVALNVGFVARMTRGLPYVRSKIAASLDGRTALSNGKSQWITGEAARQDVQHWRAQSCVILTGIGTVLADDPSMTVRLDSAIRQPMRVVVDSRLQIPLDSKMLEPSMLTHSPVLVAYAADAQQRAVVLKAKGAELIAIPNQRQQVDLQQLLQVLAQRGVNEVLVEAGQGLNGALLHAGLIDELVFYYAPKLMGGAAHGMFAMPEFTSMQQVPDLQVLDVRQVGADIRVRAKPVGCAV from the coding sequence TTGTCTACATTATCCACATCTGATTACACATATATGAACCTTGCATTGCGCTTGGCAGCGCAGGGTTTATACACCACGCAACCTAACCCTAGGGTAGGTTGCGTCATCGTTCGCGATAATCAAATTGTTGGGCAAGGCGCACATCTTAAAGCGGGCGAACCACATGCTGAGGTATTTGCACTGCGGCAGGCGGGTGCGCTAACAGAAGGCGCTGATGTTTACGTGACATTGGAGCCATGTAGCCATTTTGGTAAAACACCGCCCTGCGTACAAGCCGTGCTTGCAGCAAAACCCAAGCGCGTGATTATTGCCATGCAAGACCCTAACCCGTTGGTGGCTGGGCGTGGGGTGGCTGCCCTGCGTGCGCAAGGCGTAGAAGTTGTGGTCGGTTTGCTGGAGCATGAGGCCGTTGCGCTGAATGTAGGTTTTGTTGCACGCATGACGCGTGGTTTGCCCTATGTGCGCAGCAAAATCGCTGCGAGTTTAGATGGCCGCACCGCACTCAGTAACGGTAAAAGCCAGTGGATTACTGGTGAAGCTGCGCGGCAAGATGTGCAGCACTGGCGCGCGCAGTCTTGTGTGATTTTAACTGGTATCGGCACGGTGTTGGCTGATGACCCGAGCATGACCGTACGTTTAGACTCAGCCATTCGCCAGCCAATGCGCGTGGTTGTGGATAGTCGTTTACAAATACCATTAGACAGTAAAATGTTGGAGCCATCGATGTTGACACATAGCCCAGTGCTTGTAGCATACGCGGCAGATGCACAGCAGCGTGCTGTGGTCTTGAAAGCTAAAGGTGCCGAGCTGATTGCTATCCCTAATCAAAGGCAGCAGGTAGATTTACAGCAGCTGTTGCAAGTGCTAGCGCAACGCGGTGTGAATGAAGTGCTAGTTGAGGCAGGGCAGGGGTTGAACGGTGCATTGCTGCATGCCGGCCTGATCGATGAGCTTGTATTCTATTATGCTCCCAAGCTGATGGGTGGCGCCGCGCACGGTATGTTTGCTATGCCGGAGTTCACATCCATGCAGCAAGTGCCAGATTTGCAGGTGTTGGATGTGCGTCAGGTTGGCGCTGACATTCGCGTGCGTGCCAAGCCTGTAGGATGTGCAGTTTAG
- a CDS encoding TatD family hydrolase, whose protein sequence is MLIDTHCHLDAAEFDADRDNVVRAAFKNGVSGIVVPAVVRSNFDAVINLCQHYQNCVYALGVHPMYVEQSSLDDIDQLRVYVQNHQPVAIGEIGLDYFLTNPTSHPENIKLQTHFFIEQLRIAQAYDLPVILHVRQAIDDILKQLRKYKVKGGIAHAFNGSIQQAEQFMALGFKLGFGGAMTYPRALRIRALATQLPLEAIVLETDAPDIPPEWLGTAGRNSPAEVLKIAQVLADLRQVDVAQVLDITGANAIKIMPKLADLCTPVNALH, encoded by the coding sequence ATGCTGATAGATACCCACTGCCATCTGGATGCAGCCGAGTTTGACGCTGACCGCGATAATGTCGTGCGTGCTGCATTTAAGAATGGGGTGTCTGGTATTGTGGTGCCCGCTGTGGTGCGTTCTAACTTTGATGCTGTCATCAACCTATGTCAGCACTACCAAAACTGCGTGTACGCGCTTGGCGTGCATCCCATGTATGTGGAACAATCTTCATTAGACGACATCGACCAGTTGCGTGTCTATGTGCAAAATCACCAGCCTGTTGCCATTGGTGAAATTGGTTTGGATTACTTTTTAACCAATCCAACCAGTCACCCTGAAAACATTAAACTACAAACGCATTTCTTTATAGAGCAGCTTAGGATTGCGCAAGCGTATGACTTACCGGTTATTTTGCATGTGCGGCAGGCGATAGACGATATCTTGAAGCAATTACGCAAATATAAAGTTAAAGGCGGGATTGCACATGCCTTTAACGGCAGCATTCAGCAGGCCGAGCAGTTTATGGCCTTAGGGTTTAAATTGGGGTTTGGCGGTGCAATGACTTATCCCCGTGCGTTACGAATTCGTGCATTAGCGACGCAGCTTCCCTTAGAGGCTATCGTGCTGGAAACTGATGCTCCAGATATTCCACCAGAGTGGTTGGGAACAGCTGGCAGAAACAGCCCAGCTGAGGTGCTAAAAATTGCACAGGTTTTAGCAGATTTAAGGCAGGTTGATGTGGCTCAAGTGCTTGATATTACTGGCGCCAACGCTATAAAAATCATGCCAAAATTAGCTGACTTATGCACACCAGTTAATGCACTACATTAA
- the glyA gene encoding serine hydroxymethyltransferase — MSQAPFNYANTLNQADPALWGMIEQEVVRQHEHIELIASENYTSPAVMQAQGSQLTNKYAEGYPGKRFYGGCEYVDQVEQLAIDRLKALYGAEYANVQPHSGSQANQAVYFSILKPGDTVMGMNLGHGGHLTHGSPANLSGKLFNIVPYGLNDKEEIDYDEMERIAVECKPKLLIGGASAYALRFDWARMAEIAKKVGAYFMVDMAHYSGLIAAGVYPNPVPHADFVTSTTHKTLRGPRGGIIMAKAEFEKSLNSSVFPSLQGGPLMHVIAAKATAFLEAAQPEFKTYQAQVIKNAQAMAETLTARGLRIISGRTESHMFMVDLRPKGLTGKAADAALGLAHITVNKNAIPNDPESPFVTSGIRIGAPAITTRGFKEEEARLVANLIADVLDNPTDEAVIAATKVKVHALTARFPVYQG, encoded by the coding sequence ATGTCGCAAGCACCATTTAACTACGCCAATACTTTAAATCAAGCTGACCCTGCATTGTGGGGCATGATTGAGCAAGAAGTTGTGCGCCAACATGAACACATCGAGCTTATTGCTTCTGAAAACTACACTAGCCCAGCGGTAATGCAGGCGCAAGGTTCTCAGTTGACCAATAAGTATGCAGAAGGCTACCCAGGCAAACGTTTTTATGGTGGCTGTGAATATGTTGACCAAGTGGAACAACTTGCGATTGATCGTTTAAAAGCGCTATACGGTGCAGAGTATGCCAACGTGCAGCCGCATTCAGGTTCACAAGCCAACCAAGCGGTGTATTTCTCTATTTTGAAACCAGGTGACACCGTCATGGGCATGAACTTAGGTCATGGTGGTCACTTGACGCATGGTTCACCAGCAAACCTTTCAGGTAAATTGTTTAACATCGTGCCATACGGCTTAAACGATAAAGAAGAAATCGACTACGACGAGATGGAGCGTATTGCCGTTGAGTGCAAACCAAAATTATTGATTGGCGGTGCTTCAGCTTATGCCTTGCGTTTTGACTGGGCACGTATGGCTGAGATTGCCAAAAAAGTTGGTGCGTACTTCATGGTAGATATGGCGCACTATTCAGGCTTGATCGCTGCTGGTGTATACCCAAACCCAGTGCCGCATGCTGACTTTGTAACGTCAACCACACATAAAACTTTGCGCGGCCCACGTGGCGGTATCATTATGGCTAAAGCTGAGTTTGAAAAATCATTGAACTCAAGCGTGTTCCCAAGCTTGCAAGGCGGCCCATTGATGCACGTGATTGCAGCCAAGGCGACAGCATTCTTGGAAGCAGCACAACCAGAATTCAAAACTTATCAAGCACAAGTGATTAAAAATGCACAAGCGATGGCTGAAACATTGACTGCACGTGGTTTACGCATTATTTCAGGCCGTACAGAGTCACATATGTTTATGGTGGATTTACGTCCAAAAGGCTTAACTGGTAAAGCTGCTGATGCCGCACTAGGTTTGGCACATATTACTGTGAACAAAAATGCGATTCCTAACGACCCAGAGAGCCCATTCGTAACTTCTGGTATTCGTATCGGTGCACCAGCCATTACTACACGTGGCTTCAAAGAAGAAGAAGCGCGCTTGGTAGCAAACCTGATTGCTGACGTTTTAGATAATCCAACTGATGAAGCTGTGATTGCTGCAACCAAAGTTAAAGTACATGCTTTAACTGCAAGATTCCCTGTGTACCAAGGTTAA
- a CDS encoding class II aldolase/adducin family protein yields MIENLQHAREQLLSMSRQLCALELNRGTSGNASVRVSSAQGQLGLLVTPSGMAVDKMTLDDLVWMDFSGNAQGHRAPSSEWRFHVDIMRQKPEVNAVIHTHSMFATTLSTLRRDIPAFHYMIAMAGGDSIRCAPYALFGSQQLSDNALLALDQRNACLLANHGMIAIGTSAEKALNVTVEVETLCEQYLRALQIGEPYILTQQEMKEVYEQFKGYGAWANNP; encoded by the coding sequence ATGATAGAAAATCTACAGCACGCACGCGAGCAGCTACTATCAATGAGTCGGCAGCTTTGTGCGCTGGAGCTGAATCGTGGAACCTCAGGTAATGCAAGTGTCAGAGTAAGCAGTGCGCAAGGACAGTTAGGTTTGCTTGTCACCCCTTCGGGTATGGCAGTCGATAAAATGACACTAGATGATTTAGTGTGGATGGATTTTTCAGGCAATGCGCAAGGGCATCGTGCACCATCGAGTGAGTGGCGATTTCATGTGGATATCATGCGGCAAAAACCAGAGGTGAATGCTGTGATTCATACCCATAGTATGTTTGCCACTACATTAAGTACGTTGCGTCGAGATATTCCCGCATTCCATTACATGATAGCAATGGCCGGTGGCGATAGCATCCGCTGTGCGCCATACGCGCTCTTTGGCAGTCAGCAGTTGTCAGATAATGCCTTGCTTGCATTGGATCAAAGAAACGCATGCTTGTTAGCAAACCACGGCATGATTGCCATTGGCACTAGCGCAGAAAAGGCGCTCAATGTGACGGTGGAGGTGGAAACTTTATGTGAACAGTATTTACGAGCGTTGCAGATTGGGGAGCCGTACATTTTGACTCAGCAAGAAATGAAAGAGGTTTATGAGCAGTTTAAGGGATATGGCGCGTGGGCCAATAACCCTTAA
- a CDS encoding DUF3307 domain-containing protein, producing MLETPMFVALLCLFIKHFICDFPLQASPWMYKNKGTYGHAGGIAHAAIHGAGTFISLIYWLGSSAWIFALADMVIHYHIDWAKMNISMKFDLKANNSEWFWILLGFDQLLHHLTYFAIIAIAFNFA from the coding sequence ATGCTTGAAACCCCGATGTTTGTAGCGCTCTTGTGCCTGTTTATCAAGCACTTCATCTGCGACTTTCCATTACAAGCATCCCCTTGGATGTACAAAAACAAAGGCACTTATGGTCATGCCGGCGGTATAGCACATGCTGCTATACACGGCGCAGGCACCTTCATCTCGTTAATCTACTGGCTTGGTTCATCCGCATGGATTTTTGCGCTTGCTGATATGGTAATCCACTACCATATTGATTGGGCCAAAATGAATATCAGCATGAAATTTGACCTAAAGGCAAATAACAGCGAGTGGTTTTGGATATTACTAGGCTTTGACCAGCTACTACATCACCTCACCTATTTTGCAATCATTGCCATTGCATTCAACTTTGCATAA
- a CDS encoding DUF3149 domain-containing protein, with protein sequence MYANLFGTFTGLLSLGVIVFVLLMAAFFMRLFLTARPQSKE encoded by the coding sequence ATGTATGCAAATCTGTTTGGCACGTTTACAGGGTTATTAAGTTTAGGGGTCATTGTGTTTGTGCTGTTAATGGCGGCATTCTTTATGCGTTTATTCCTGACAGCCAGACCACAAAGCAAAGAGTAA
- the iscX gene encoding Fe-S cluster assembly protein IscX, producing the protein MKWTDSQAIAEALYDKHPDIDPKTIRFTDLMDWVLKLDGFSDSADKCGERILEAIQLAWIDEAD; encoded by the coding sequence ATGAAGTGGACTGACAGCCAAGCTATCGCGGAAGCGCTTTACGATAAACATCCGGATATCGATCCGAAAACAATTCGTTTTACAGACCTAATGGATTGGGTGCTCAAGCTCGACGGGTTTAGCGATAGCGCAGATAAATGTGGAGAAAGAATTCTAGAGGCAATCCAGCTTGCATGGATTGACGAAGCAGACTAA
- a CDS encoding alpha-D-glucose phosphate-specific phosphoglucomutase, giving the protein MRVIVTPTQPFNDQKPGTSGLRKKVKIFQQAHYLENFVQSLFDTLIVPMDAVLVIGGDGRYHNRQAIQTIVSMAAANGFSRVLIGQGGILSTPAASHMIRKYKTFGGMVLSASHNQGGINGDFGIKYNISNGGPAPEKITDEVFAKSKVIAEYKISDLPQVDIDTIGETQFDGVAAGQSFTVQVIDAVQDYADLMQSLFDFKAIKQLLASGFEMKFDAMHAVTGPYAKEIFVNRLGAPIESLMNCEPSEDFGGGHPDPNLTYAEDLVRIMFAGEDALDFGAASDGDGDRNMILGQNFFVTPSDSLAVLAANATLVPAYAVGIAGVARSMPTSGAVDRVAAKFNVPCFETPTGWKFFGNLMDAGKVTLCGEESFGTSSNHVREKDGLWAVLFWLNIIAVKKIGVEAILKAHWLEYGRNVYSRHDYESIPTEAANSVIAHIKAQFATLPNQKFGSYTVKLCDDFSYHDSIDGSVSSNQGIRILFTDGSRIVFRLSGTGTEGATLRIYLEAYEPDSAKHYLDAQVALAEMIQIALQISQLVEKTGRVTPTVIT; this is encoded by the coding sequence ATGAGAGTAATTGTAACGCCAACCCAGCCATTTAATGATCAAAAACCAGGAACATCGGGCTTGCGCAAAAAAGTTAAGATATTTCAGCAAGCGCATTATCTTGAGAATTTTGTACAAAGTTTGTTTGATACCTTAATTGTTCCCATGGATGCTGTATTAGTGATAGGTGGAGACGGGCGCTATCATAATAGGCAGGCGATTCAAACGATCGTTAGTATGGCGGCTGCTAATGGATTTTCTCGCGTATTAATCGGGCAGGGCGGTATTTTATCGACGCCTGCTGCATCCCATATGATACGCAAATATAAAACCTTTGGCGGTATGGTGTTATCCGCAAGCCACAATCAGGGTGGGATCAATGGTGATTTTGGTATCAAATACAATATTAGCAATGGCGGACCTGCGCCTGAAAAGATTACAGATGAAGTCTTTGCAAAAAGTAAGGTGATTGCAGAATATAAAATTTCAGACTTACCTCAGGTTGATATTGATACGATAGGTGAAACCCAGTTTGATGGGGTTGCTGCTGGGCAGTCCTTTACGGTGCAGGTGATTGATGCCGTACAGGATTATGCTGATTTAATGCAGAGCCTGTTTGATTTTAAGGCAATTAAACAGTTACTTGCTAGCGGATTTGAGATGAAGTTTGATGCGATGCATGCAGTGACAGGGCCTTATGCCAAAGAGATTTTTGTGAATCGACTTGGTGCACCGATTGAAAGTTTGATGAATTGCGAACCTTCTGAGGATTTTGGTGGTGGGCATCCTGATCCTAATTTGACTTACGCAGAAGATTTGGTCCGCATCATGTTCGCTGGCGAGGATGCGCTTGATTTTGGTGCCGCATCGGATGGCGATGGTGACCGCAATATGATTCTAGGTCAAAACTTTTTTGTCACACCATCGGATAGTTTGGCAGTCTTAGCCGCTAACGCAACTTTAGTACCAGCATACGCAGTTGGGATTGCTGGTGTTGCCCGCTCTATGCCTACCAGCGGAGCTGTCGATCGTGTGGCTGCTAAGTTTAATGTCCCGTGTTTTGAAACGCCGACTGGTTGGAAGTTTTTCGGTAACTTGATGGATGCAGGTAAAGTGACGCTATGTGGTGAAGAGAGTTTTGGGACCAGCTCTAACCATGTGCGTGAGAAAGATGGTCTCTGGGCTGTGTTGTTCTGGCTTAATATTATTGCGGTAAAGAAAATAGGCGTAGAGGCTATTTTAAAAGCGCATTGGCTTGAATATGGACGTAACGTTTATTCGCGCCATGATTATGAGTCCATACCAACTGAAGCTGCGAATAGTGTGATTGCCCACATTAAAGCTCAGTTTGCTACTTTGCCAAATCAGAAGTTTGGGAGTTACACCGTCAAGTTGTGTGATGATTTTAGTTACCACGATTCGATAGATGGTTCGGTGAGTAGCAATCAGGGGATTCGAATTTTATTTACCGATGGCTCTCGCATTGTATTTAGACTTTCTGGCACAGGAACCGAGGGTGCTACTTTGCGTATTTATCTTGAAGCGTATGAGCCTGATAGCGCCAAGCACTATTTAGATGCGCAGGTAGCTTTAGCCGAGATGATACAAATTGCTTTGCAGATATCGCAGTTGGTTGAAAAAACAGGGCGTGTTACGCCTACAGTCATTACGTAG
- the nrdR gene encoding transcriptional regulator NrdR encodes MKCPFCGTDDTQVIDSRVNDEGDSIRRRRKCGACDKRFTTYETAELHLPQVVKQNGTREEFKREKLRVSFTRALHKRPVPTEYVDKALDHVTQKILARGEREVHARDLGEMVMHELKMMDKVAYIRFASVYRSFSDVDDFNDVIRDLDKQAVAPKRRTTDT; translated from the coding sequence GTGAAGTGTCCTTTTTGTGGAACAGATGATACCCAAGTCATTGACTCTAGAGTCAATGATGAGGGTGACTCCATTCGTCGCCGCCGTAAATGCGGCGCATGTGATAAGCGCTTTACTACCTATGAAACGGCAGAACTGCATTTACCACAAGTTGTGAAGCAAAATGGCACACGTGAAGAATTTAAGCGCGAAAAGTTAAGGGTGTCATTTACGCGTGCGTTGCATAAACGCCCAGTACCGACAGAGTACGTGGATAAAGCACTAGACCATGTCACACAAAAGATATTGGCGCGCGGCGAGCGCGAGGTGCATGCCAGAGACCTAGGTGAAATGGTGATGCATGAGCTTAAAATGATGGATAAAGTGGCCTATATCCGTTTTGCCTCTGTATACCGGAGCTTCTCTGATGTGGATGACTTTAATGATGTTATCCGTGATTTAGACAAGCAAGCCGTGGCGCCTAAACGCCGCACTACCGATACTTAA